In a single window of the Gemmatimonadota bacterium genome:
- a CDS encoding ribose-phosphate pyrophosphokinase, translating into MNSIVVFSGSSHPALSEEVCHYLNVPLRASTLTRFSNDCLQVQLNANCREGDVYIIQPLGPPVQENLVELLLMLDAARGASAARTTAVLPYYSYSRSDKKDAPRISIAGRLVADLLGTAGANRILTLQMHQPQVHGFFSIPVDHLNAIKVLAQHFQQRDLSNTVVVSPDLGNAKNAAHFARQLMLPVAAGNKRRISDEKVVIDMIVGDVSGKNAIIMDDEIATGGSIFELIQLLEERNVQRISVVCTHGVFSGGAIERFRQSDRIDEIVTTNTVPIGEDKRLPHMVILSVASLLAETIRRIHNGESVSSLFADTM; encoded by the coding sequence ATGAACAGTATCGTGGTATTCAGCGGCTCTTCCCATCCCGCGCTGTCGGAAGAGGTCTGCCACTATCTGAACGTACCGCTGAGAGCCAGTACCCTGACGCGATTCAGCAACGACTGCCTCCAGGTCCAGTTGAATGCGAACTGCCGGGAAGGCGATGTCTACATCATCCAACCGCTGGGTCCTCCGGTGCAGGAGAACCTGGTTGAACTGTTGTTGATGCTGGATGCCGCCCGCGGGGCGTCGGCGGCGCGCACCACCGCCGTGCTACCCTATTACTCCTACTCGAGATCCGACAAGAAGGATGCTCCCCGCATATCCATCGCCGGTCGCCTGGTCGCCGATCTGCTGGGAACGGCCGGCGCCAATCGCATACTCACCCTGCAAATGCACCAACCGCAGGTTCACGGGTTTTTCAGTATCCCGGTAGATCACCTGAACGCGATCAAGGTACTGGCGCAGCACTTCCAGCAGCGGGATCTGAGCAACACGGTCGTGGTTTCTCCGGACCTGGGCAACGCGAAGAATGCGGCCCATTTCGCGCGGCAGTTGATGCTGCCGGTGGCGGCGGGCAACAAGCGCCGCATCTCGGATGAAAAGGTCGTAATCGACATGATCGTGGGGGACGTTTCCGGCAAGAATGCGATCATCATGGACGATGAGATCGCAACCGGCGGCAGTATCTTCGAACTGATCCAGCTGTTGGAAGAACGCAACGTACAGCGGATTTCCGTCGTTTGTACGCACGGGGTATTCAGCGGCGGGGCCATCGAGCGGTTCAGACAGAGTGACCGGATCGACGAAATCGTCACGACGAACACGGTACCCATCGGTGAAGACAAGCGACTTCCCCACATGGTCATCCTTTCCGTCGCTTCGCTCCTGGCGGAGACGATTCGAAGGATCCACAACGGAGAATCGGTGAGCAGCCTGTTTGCCGATACGATGTAG